Proteins encoded by one window of Bactrocera oleae isolate idBacOlea1 chromosome 4, idBacOlea1, whole genome shotgun sequence:
- the KCNQ gene encoding potassium voltage-gated channel subfamily KQT member 1 isoform X4 encodes MDPDNELIIFYEKRFHWNQAKLFKGYSMDLSCKSNPANGHLRPRMSLIGKPLTYNRGTRRDARYRRLQSRVYNFLERPRGLPAVLYHIMVFFMVFTCLALSVFSTIEEYEKDAIYILFRMEILVVIWFSLEFCFRLWSSGCRSRYQGCVGRMKFVKRPFCIIDIITIAASSVVLGMGTSGQVFATSALRGLRFFQILRMVRMDRRGGTWKLLGSVVYAHRQELITTMYIGFLGLIFASFLVYLMEKDVNKKFSNFAQALWWGVITLCTVGYGDMVPETWQGKLIASFCALLGISFFALPAGILGSGFALKVQQQQRQKHMIRRRQPAATLIQAVWRCYAADEHSISIATWKVHEVPLPSPPTSSEYWDRLFKNLSEYRRASSSFKHNASFVTRLPTIRRHRSQNMPPREVNTIIPQGPSKITKYTRTMREINTSVENLEIIQNGKTLDPCFSEDSVVETNVLKKNSDDEDEEPRYTQLTSQHKTAIRFIRKLKYFVARRKFKEALKPYDVKDVMEQYAAGHVDLLSRVKNVHARLDQILGKQGSKSKDVYASKISLASRVVKVERQVADIEEKLDVLIKAYMEDRERFLALPLSTQPVVKHSNNNNEDHSKRGDWAAGNNKPSNSNNTNNTHATISARRDFFSATKIGVRDDNKVSDARAFAPSFDLASVSPFKLYSDNVISEIENPKKRVTLRSASNPCDRGIYKEDNFAITIPGLNEPLSSSLKPNLRKENSIILIDEVEDFEEEDLNCEGEMDHYPSWEIDSDAGANVDLDCEVAAEDTALLQQRSHTKIIITSVTPVSSANNLTDLDNESADTPTKSSLLFPQSG; translated from the exons ATGGATCCCGACAATGAGTTGATTATTTTCTATGAGAAACGCTTTCATTGGAACCAAGCAAAACTCTTCAAAGGATACTCCATGGATTT ATCATGTAAGTCCAACCCAGCGAACGGACATCTTCGACCGCGAATGTCACTCATAGGGAAGCCGCTGACCTACAATCGCGGCACACGCCGTGACGCCCGTTATAGGCGGTTACAAAGtcgtgtatataattttttagagcGACCGCGGGGCCTGCCTGCGGTTTTGTATCACATCATGGT GTTTTTTATGGTATTCACTTGCTTAGCTCTAAGCGTCTTCTCCACGATCGAAGAGTACGAGAAAGATGCAATTTATATACTATTTCGTATGGagatattagtagtaatatggTTTTCATTGGAGTTCTGTTTCAG ACTGTGGTCATCCGGCTGCCGTTCACGTTATCAAGGATGTGTAGGACGTATGAAATTCGTGAAACGACCCTTTTGTATTATAG ATATTATAACAATAGCCGCCTCGTCGGTGGTGTTAGGCATGGGCACCTCGGGTCAGGTGTTTGCAACAAGTGCACTTCGGGGGCTGCGCTTCTTTCAAATTTTGCGCATGGTGCGCATGGATCGTCGTGGCGGCACGTGGAAGTTGCTGGGCAGCGTCGTTTACGCACATAGACAg GAACTCATAACGACAATGTACATAGGTTTCTTAGGACTAATATTTGCATCATTCCTCGTTTATTTAATGGAAAAGGatgtcaataaaaaatttagtaactTCGCACAGGCGTTATGGTGGGGTgta ATCACTCTGTGTACAGTGGGCTATGGTGATATGGTGCCCGAAACGTGGCAGGGCAAATTAATTGCGTCCTTTTGCGCGTTATTGGGCATTTCGTTCTTTGCATTGCCAGCG GGCATTCTTGGCAGCGGTTTCGCCTTGAAagtgcagcagcagcaacggcAAAAGCACATGATACGTCGACGGCAACCGGCCGCCACGCTCATACAGGCGGTTTGGCGTTGTTACGCCGCGGACGAACATTCAATATCGATCGCCACCTGGAAAGTACACGAAGTGCCTTTACCAAGTCCGCCCACCTC tTCTGAATATTGGGATAGATTATTTAAGAATTTAAGTGAatatag ACGAGCTTCATCTAGCTTTAAGCACAATGCCTCATTCGTAACGCGTCTCCCAACAATAAGGCGGCACCGCAGCCAGAATATGCCACCACGCGAGGTGAACACCATTATACCGCAAGGCCCGTCAAAGATCACCAAATATACGCGTACAATGCGAGAGATTAATACATCTGTGGAAAATTTGG aaataatacaaaatggcaAAACTTTAGATCCCTGTTTTAGTGAAGATTCGGTGGTAGAaacaaatgttttgaaaaagaATTCCGATG ATGAAGACGAGGAGCCGCGATATACGCAATTGACGAGTCAACATAAGACGGCCATACGATTCATCAGAAAG CTGAAATACTTTGTGGCTCGGCGCAAATTCAAAGAAGCTCTCAAGCCGTATGACGTTAAAGATGTGATGGAACAATATGCAGCAGGTCACGTGGACTTGCTAAGTCGGGTCAAAAATGTACATGCAAG actCGACCAAATCCTTGGTAAGCAAGGATCAAAATCAAAAGATGTTTACGCTTCTAAAATTAGTCTAGCTTCGCGAGTAGTCAAAGTAGAGCGACAG gtCGCTGATATCGAAGAAAAATTAGATGTACTTATTAAAGCTTATATGGAGGATCGTGAACGCTTCTTAGCACTTCCATTGTCTACACAGCCTGTAGTTAAACATTCCAATAATAACAATGAAGATCACTCGAAACGGGGCGATTGGGCAGCGGGCAATAATAAACCTAGTAATAGTAATAACACTAATAATACACATGCGACAATCAGTGCTAGAAGAGATTTCTTCTCGGCGACGAAAATCGGGGTCAGGGATGACAATAAG GTTTCCGATGCGCGTGCGTTTGCGCCATCCTTTGATTTAGCGTCGGTTAGTCCTTTTAAACTATATAGTGATAATGTCATATCCGAAatagaaaatccaaaaaaacgTGTAACTCTAAG ATCCGCCTCCAATCCTTGTGATAGAGGAATTTATAAAGAAGATAATTTTGCTATAACGATACCTGGTCTAAATGAACCCTTAAGTAGTAGCCTAAAACCGAATTTACGAAAGGAAAACTCAA TTATACTCATTGATGAGGTTGAAGACTTCGAAGAGGAGGATCTTAATTGCGAAGGTGAAATGGATCATTACCCCTCATGGGAGATTGATAGTGATGCCGGTGCTAACGTTGATCTCGACTGCGAAGTGGCGGCAGAAGATACCGCTCTACTGCAACAAAGATCTCatacgaaaattattattacttccGTTACgcct GTAAGCTCAGCAAATAATCTCACAGATTTAGATAATGAATCTGCGGACACGCCTACAAAATCATCATTACTTTTCCCACAATCTGGTTAA
- the KCNQ gene encoding potassium voltage-gated channel subfamily KQT member 4 isoform X1 — protein sequence MDPDNELIIFYEKRFHWNQAKLFKGYSMDLSCKSNPANGHLRPRMSLIGKPLTYNRGTRRDARYRRLQSRVYNFLERPRGLPAVLYHIMVFFMVFTCLALSVFSTIEEYEKDAIYILFRMEILVVIWFSLEFCFRLWSSGCRSRYQGCVGRMKFVKRPFCIIDIITIAASSVVLGMGTSGQVFATSALRGLRFFQILRMVRMDRRGGTWKLLGSVVYAHRQELITTMYIGFLGLIFASFLVYLMEKDVNKKFSNFAQALWWGVITLCTVGYGDMVPETWQGKLIASFCALLGISFFALPAGILGSGFALKVQQQQRQKHMIRRRQPAATLIQAVWRCYAADEHSISIATWKVHEVPLPSPPTSSEYWDRLFKNLSEYRRASSSFKHNASFVTRLPTIRRHRSQNMPPREVNTIIPQGPSKITKYTRTMREINTSVENLEIIQNGKTLDPCFSEDSVVETNVLKKNSDAKPKPRLIDCQQRFSSISLGSFCRNTTDNNKQQPQQTTQSHTNKQCATTTQQKPNSFRNLCSTVLNNNKVSSVQPLPPNKNEIVANNASSSPSPVPVILCGFMQGDFFGSNFSLPQTTTCDETCDSELYNRAQYLEPRLLASVHDKRGNSVREGRCRFGGLTIGGGGGVGRKRPGCTEYEDEEPRYTQLTSQHKTAIRFIRKLKYFVARRKFKEALKPYDVKDVMEQYAAGHVDLLSRVKNVHARLDQILGKQGSKSKDVYASKISLASRVVKVERQVADIEEKLDVLIKAYMEDRERFLALPLSTQPVVKHSNNNNEDHSKRGDWAAGNNKPSNSNNTNNTHATISARRDFFSATKIGVRDDNKVSDARAFAPSFDLASVSPFKLYSDNVISEIENPKKRVTLRSASNPCDRGIYKEDNFAITIPGLNEPLSSSLKPNLRKENSIILIDEVEDFEEEDLNCEGEMDHYPSWEIDSDAGANVDLDCEVAAEDTALLQQRSHTKIIITSVTPVSSANNLTDLDNESADTPTKSSLLFPQSG from the exons ATGGATCCCGACAATGAGTTGATTATTTTCTATGAGAAACGCTTTCATTGGAACCAAGCAAAACTCTTCAAAGGATACTCCATGGATTT ATCATGTAAGTCCAACCCAGCGAACGGACATCTTCGACCGCGAATGTCACTCATAGGGAAGCCGCTGACCTACAATCGCGGCACACGCCGTGACGCCCGTTATAGGCGGTTACAAAGtcgtgtatataattttttagagcGACCGCGGGGCCTGCCTGCGGTTTTGTATCACATCATGGT GTTTTTTATGGTATTCACTTGCTTAGCTCTAAGCGTCTTCTCCACGATCGAAGAGTACGAGAAAGATGCAATTTATATACTATTTCGTATGGagatattagtagtaatatggTTTTCATTGGAGTTCTGTTTCAG ACTGTGGTCATCCGGCTGCCGTTCACGTTATCAAGGATGTGTAGGACGTATGAAATTCGTGAAACGACCCTTTTGTATTATAG ATATTATAACAATAGCCGCCTCGTCGGTGGTGTTAGGCATGGGCACCTCGGGTCAGGTGTTTGCAACAAGTGCACTTCGGGGGCTGCGCTTCTTTCAAATTTTGCGCATGGTGCGCATGGATCGTCGTGGCGGCACGTGGAAGTTGCTGGGCAGCGTCGTTTACGCACATAGACAg GAACTCATAACGACAATGTACATAGGTTTCTTAGGACTAATATTTGCATCATTCCTCGTTTATTTAATGGAAAAGGatgtcaataaaaaatttagtaactTCGCACAGGCGTTATGGTGGGGTgta ATCACTCTGTGTACAGTGGGCTATGGTGATATGGTGCCCGAAACGTGGCAGGGCAAATTAATTGCGTCCTTTTGCGCGTTATTGGGCATTTCGTTCTTTGCATTGCCAGCG GGCATTCTTGGCAGCGGTTTCGCCTTGAAagtgcagcagcagcaacggcAAAAGCACATGATACGTCGACGGCAACCGGCCGCCACGCTCATACAGGCGGTTTGGCGTTGTTACGCCGCGGACGAACATTCAATATCGATCGCCACCTGGAAAGTACACGAAGTGCCTTTACCAAGTCCGCCCACCTC tTCTGAATATTGGGATAGATTATTTAAGAATTTAAGTGAatatag ACGAGCTTCATCTAGCTTTAAGCACAATGCCTCATTCGTAACGCGTCTCCCAACAATAAGGCGGCACCGCAGCCAGAATATGCCACCACGCGAGGTGAACACCATTATACCGCAAGGCCCGTCAAAGATCACCAAATATACGCGTACAATGCGAGAGATTAATACATCTGTGGAAAATTTGG aaataatacaaaatggcaAAACTTTAGATCCCTGTTTTAGTGAAGATTCGGTGGTAGAaacaaatgttttgaaaaagaATTCCGATG CAAAGCCTAAACCCCGCCTAATCGATTGCCAACAAAGGTTCAGCTCTATTTCTCTTGGAAGTTTTTGTAGGAATACAACGgacaacaacaagcaacaaccacaacaaacaACGCAATCGCACACCAATAAACAGTGTGCAACGAcaacacaacaaaaaccaaattctTTCAGGAATCTCTGTTCGACAGTTctcaataataacaaagttTCGAGCGTGCAACCGCTACCCCCGAATAAAAACGAAATAGTGGCGAATAATGCGAGCAGTAGCCCCTCTCCAGTACCTGTGATACTTTGCGGCTTCATGCAGGGCGACTTCTTCGGTTCGAATTTTTCACTTCCTCAAACAACGACCTGCGACGAGACTTGTGATAGTGAACTCTACAATCGGGCGCAATACCTCGAGCCGCGCCTACTGGCCAGTGTGCATGACAAGCGTGGCAATAGCGTACGTGAGGGACGATGTCGCTTCGGTGGTTTGACCATTGGTGGCGGCGGCGGTGTTGGACGTAAGCGTCCTGGATGCACAGAGT ATGAAGACGAGGAGCCGCGATATACGCAATTGACGAGTCAACATAAGACGGCCATACGATTCATCAGAAAG CTGAAATACTTTGTGGCTCGGCGCAAATTCAAAGAAGCTCTCAAGCCGTATGACGTTAAAGATGTGATGGAACAATATGCAGCAGGTCACGTGGACTTGCTAAGTCGGGTCAAAAATGTACATGCAAG actCGACCAAATCCTTGGTAAGCAAGGATCAAAATCAAAAGATGTTTACGCTTCTAAAATTAGTCTAGCTTCGCGAGTAGTCAAAGTAGAGCGACAG gtCGCTGATATCGAAGAAAAATTAGATGTACTTATTAAAGCTTATATGGAGGATCGTGAACGCTTCTTAGCACTTCCATTGTCTACACAGCCTGTAGTTAAACATTCCAATAATAACAATGAAGATCACTCGAAACGGGGCGATTGGGCAGCGGGCAATAATAAACCTAGTAATAGTAATAACACTAATAATACACATGCGACAATCAGTGCTAGAAGAGATTTCTTCTCGGCGACGAAAATCGGGGTCAGGGATGACAATAAG GTTTCCGATGCGCGTGCGTTTGCGCCATCCTTTGATTTAGCGTCGGTTAGTCCTTTTAAACTATATAGTGATAATGTCATATCCGAAatagaaaatccaaaaaaacgTGTAACTCTAAG ATCCGCCTCCAATCCTTGTGATAGAGGAATTTATAAAGAAGATAATTTTGCTATAACGATACCTGGTCTAAATGAACCCTTAAGTAGTAGCCTAAAACCGAATTTACGAAAGGAAAACTCAA TTATACTCATTGATGAGGTTGAAGACTTCGAAGAGGAGGATCTTAATTGCGAAGGTGAAATGGATCATTACCCCTCATGGGAGATTGATAGTGATGCCGGTGCTAACGTTGATCTCGACTGCGAAGTGGCGGCAGAAGATACCGCTCTACTGCAACAAAGATCTCatacgaaaattattattacttccGTTACgcct GTAAGCTCAGCAAATAATCTCACAGATTTAGATAATGAATCTGCGGACACGCCTACAAAATCATCATTACTTTTCCCACAATCTGGTTAA
- the KCNQ gene encoding potassium voltage-gated channel subfamily KQT member 4 isoform X2, translated as MDPDNELIIFYEKRFHWNQAKLFKGYSMDLSCKSNPANGHLRPRMSLIGKPLTYNRGTRRDARYRRLQSRVYNFLERPRGLPAVLYHIMVFFMVFTCLALSVFSTIEEYEKDAIYILFRMEILVVIWFSLEFCFRLWSSGCRSRYQGCVGRMKFVKRPFCIIDIITIAASSVVLGMGTSGQVFATSALRGLRFFQILRMVRMDRRGGTWKLLGSVVYAHRQELITTMYIGFLGLIFASFLVYLMEKDVNKKFSNFAQALWWGVITLCTVGYGDMVPETWQGKLIASFCALLGISFFALPAGILGSGFALKVQQQQRQKHMIRRRQPAATLIQAVWRCYAADEHSISIATWKVHEVPLPSPPTSRASSSFKHNASFVTRLPTIRRHRSQNMPPREVNTIIPQGPSKITKYTRTMREINTSVENLEIIQNGKTLDPCFSEDSVVETNVLKKNSDAKPKPRLIDCQQRFSSISLGSFCRNTTDNNKQQPQQTTQSHTNKQCATTTQQKPNSFRNLCSTVLNNNKVSSVQPLPPNKNEIVANNASSSPSPVPVILCGFMQGDFFGSNFSLPQTTTCDETCDSELYNRAQYLEPRLLASVHDKRGNSVREGRCRFGGLTIGGGGGVGRKRPGCTEYEDEEPRYTQLTSQHKTAIRFIRKLKYFVARRKFKEALKPYDVKDVMEQYAAGHVDLLSRVKNVHARLDQILGKQGSKSKDVYASKISLASRVVKVERQVADIEEKLDVLIKAYMEDRERFLALPLSTQPVVKHSNNNNEDHSKRGDWAAGNNKPSNSNNTNNTHATISARRDFFSATKIGVRDDNKVSDARAFAPSFDLASVSPFKLYSDNVISEIENPKKRVTLRSASNPCDRGIYKEDNFAITIPGLNEPLSSSLKPNLRKENSIILIDEVEDFEEEDLNCEGEMDHYPSWEIDSDAGANVDLDCEVAAEDTALLQQRSHTKIIITSVTPVSSANNLTDLDNESADTPTKSSLLFPQSG; from the exons ATGGATCCCGACAATGAGTTGATTATTTTCTATGAGAAACGCTTTCATTGGAACCAAGCAAAACTCTTCAAAGGATACTCCATGGATTT ATCATGTAAGTCCAACCCAGCGAACGGACATCTTCGACCGCGAATGTCACTCATAGGGAAGCCGCTGACCTACAATCGCGGCACACGCCGTGACGCCCGTTATAGGCGGTTACAAAGtcgtgtatataattttttagagcGACCGCGGGGCCTGCCTGCGGTTTTGTATCACATCATGGT GTTTTTTATGGTATTCACTTGCTTAGCTCTAAGCGTCTTCTCCACGATCGAAGAGTACGAGAAAGATGCAATTTATATACTATTTCGTATGGagatattagtagtaatatggTTTTCATTGGAGTTCTGTTTCAG ACTGTGGTCATCCGGCTGCCGTTCACGTTATCAAGGATGTGTAGGACGTATGAAATTCGTGAAACGACCCTTTTGTATTATAG ATATTATAACAATAGCCGCCTCGTCGGTGGTGTTAGGCATGGGCACCTCGGGTCAGGTGTTTGCAACAAGTGCACTTCGGGGGCTGCGCTTCTTTCAAATTTTGCGCATGGTGCGCATGGATCGTCGTGGCGGCACGTGGAAGTTGCTGGGCAGCGTCGTTTACGCACATAGACAg GAACTCATAACGACAATGTACATAGGTTTCTTAGGACTAATATTTGCATCATTCCTCGTTTATTTAATGGAAAAGGatgtcaataaaaaatttagtaactTCGCACAGGCGTTATGGTGGGGTgta ATCACTCTGTGTACAGTGGGCTATGGTGATATGGTGCCCGAAACGTGGCAGGGCAAATTAATTGCGTCCTTTTGCGCGTTATTGGGCATTTCGTTCTTTGCATTGCCAGCG GGCATTCTTGGCAGCGGTTTCGCCTTGAAagtgcagcagcagcaacggcAAAAGCACATGATACGTCGACGGCAACCGGCCGCCACGCTCATACAGGCGGTTTGGCGTTGTTACGCCGCGGACGAACATTCAATATCGATCGCCACCTGGAAAGTACACGAAGTGCCTTTACCAAGTCCGCCCACCTC ACGAGCTTCATCTAGCTTTAAGCACAATGCCTCATTCGTAACGCGTCTCCCAACAATAAGGCGGCACCGCAGCCAGAATATGCCACCACGCGAGGTGAACACCATTATACCGCAAGGCCCGTCAAAGATCACCAAATATACGCGTACAATGCGAGAGATTAATACATCTGTGGAAAATTTGG aaataatacaaaatggcaAAACTTTAGATCCCTGTTTTAGTGAAGATTCGGTGGTAGAaacaaatgttttgaaaaagaATTCCGATG CAAAGCCTAAACCCCGCCTAATCGATTGCCAACAAAGGTTCAGCTCTATTTCTCTTGGAAGTTTTTGTAGGAATACAACGgacaacaacaagcaacaaccacaacaaacaACGCAATCGCACACCAATAAACAGTGTGCAACGAcaacacaacaaaaaccaaattctTTCAGGAATCTCTGTTCGACAGTTctcaataataacaaagttTCGAGCGTGCAACCGCTACCCCCGAATAAAAACGAAATAGTGGCGAATAATGCGAGCAGTAGCCCCTCTCCAGTACCTGTGATACTTTGCGGCTTCATGCAGGGCGACTTCTTCGGTTCGAATTTTTCACTTCCTCAAACAACGACCTGCGACGAGACTTGTGATAGTGAACTCTACAATCGGGCGCAATACCTCGAGCCGCGCCTACTGGCCAGTGTGCATGACAAGCGTGGCAATAGCGTACGTGAGGGACGATGTCGCTTCGGTGGTTTGACCATTGGTGGCGGCGGCGGTGTTGGACGTAAGCGTCCTGGATGCACAGAGT ATGAAGACGAGGAGCCGCGATATACGCAATTGACGAGTCAACATAAGACGGCCATACGATTCATCAGAAAG CTGAAATACTTTGTGGCTCGGCGCAAATTCAAAGAAGCTCTCAAGCCGTATGACGTTAAAGATGTGATGGAACAATATGCAGCAGGTCACGTGGACTTGCTAAGTCGGGTCAAAAATGTACATGCAAG actCGACCAAATCCTTGGTAAGCAAGGATCAAAATCAAAAGATGTTTACGCTTCTAAAATTAGTCTAGCTTCGCGAGTAGTCAAAGTAGAGCGACAG gtCGCTGATATCGAAGAAAAATTAGATGTACTTATTAAAGCTTATATGGAGGATCGTGAACGCTTCTTAGCACTTCCATTGTCTACACAGCCTGTAGTTAAACATTCCAATAATAACAATGAAGATCACTCGAAACGGGGCGATTGGGCAGCGGGCAATAATAAACCTAGTAATAGTAATAACACTAATAATACACATGCGACAATCAGTGCTAGAAGAGATTTCTTCTCGGCGACGAAAATCGGGGTCAGGGATGACAATAAG GTTTCCGATGCGCGTGCGTTTGCGCCATCCTTTGATTTAGCGTCGGTTAGTCCTTTTAAACTATATAGTGATAATGTCATATCCGAAatagaaaatccaaaaaaacgTGTAACTCTAAG ATCCGCCTCCAATCCTTGTGATAGAGGAATTTATAAAGAAGATAATTTTGCTATAACGATACCTGGTCTAAATGAACCCTTAAGTAGTAGCCTAAAACCGAATTTACGAAAGGAAAACTCAA TTATACTCATTGATGAGGTTGAAGACTTCGAAGAGGAGGATCTTAATTGCGAAGGTGAAATGGATCATTACCCCTCATGGGAGATTGATAGTGATGCCGGTGCTAACGTTGATCTCGACTGCGAAGTGGCGGCAGAAGATACCGCTCTACTGCAACAAAGATCTCatacgaaaattattattacttccGTTACgcct GTAAGCTCAGCAAATAATCTCACAGATTTAGATAATGAATCTGCGGACACGCCTACAAAATCATCATTACTTTTCCCACAATCTGGTTAA
- the KCNQ gene encoding potassium voltage-gated channel subfamily KQT member 1 isoform X7 translates to MDPDNELIIFYEKRFHWNQAKLFKGYSMDLSCKSNPANGHLRPRMSLIGKPLTYNRGTRRDARYRRLQSRVYNFLERPRGLPAVLYHIMVFFMVFTCLALSVFSTIEEYEKDAIYILFRMEILVVIWFSLEFCFRLWSSGCRSRYQGCVGRMKFVKRPFCIIDIITIAASSVVLGMGTSGQVFATSALRGLRFFQILRMVRMDRRGGTWKLLGSVVYAHRQELITTMYIGFLGLIFASFLVYLMEKDVNKKFSNFAQALWWGVITLCTVGYGDMVPETWQGKLIASFCALLGISFFALPAGILGSGFALKVQQQQRQKHMIRRRQPAATLIQAVWRCYAADEHSISIATWKVHEVPLPSPPTSRASSSFKHNASFVTRLPTIRRHRSQNMPPREVNTIIPQGPSKITKYTRTMREINTSVENLDEDEEPRYTQLTSQHKTAIRFIRKLKYFVARRKFKEALKPYDVKDVMEQYAAGHVDLLSRVKNVHARLDQILGKQGSKSKDVYASKISLASRVVKVERQVADIEEKLDVLIKAYMEDRERFLALPLSTQPVVKHSNNNNEDHSKRGDWAAGNNKPSNSNNTNNTHATISARRDFFSATKIGVRDDNKVSDARAFAPSFDLASVSPFKLYSDNVISEIENPKKRVTLRSASNPCDRGIYKEDNFAITIPGLNEPLSSSLKPNLRKENSIILIDEVEDFEEEDLNCEGEMDHYPSWEIDSDAGANVDLDCEVAAEDTALLQQRSHTKIIITSVTPVSSANNLTDLDNESADTPTKSSLLFPQSG, encoded by the exons ATGGATCCCGACAATGAGTTGATTATTTTCTATGAGAAACGCTTTCATTGGAACCAAGCAAAACTCTTCAAAGGATACTCCATGGATTT ATCATGTAAGTCCAACCCAGCGAACGGACATCTTCGACCGCGAATGTCACTCATAGGGAAGCCGCTGACCTACAATCGCGGCACACGCCGTGACGCCCGTTATAGGCGGTTACAAAGtcgtgtatataattttttagagcGACCGCGGGGCCTGCCTGCGGTTTTGTATCACATCATGGT GTTTTTTATGGTATTCACTTGCTTAGCTCTAAGCGTCTTCTCCACGATCGAAGAGTACGAGAAAGATGCAATTTATATACTATTTCGTATGGagatattagtagtaatatggTTTTCATTGGAGTTCTGTTTCAG ACTGTGGTCATCCGGCTGCCGTTCACGTTATCAAGGATGTGTAGGACGTATGAAATTCGTGAAACGACCCTTTTGTATTATAG ATATTATAACAATAGCCGCCTCGTCGGTGGTGTTAGGCATGGGCACCTCGGGTCAGGTGTTTGCAACAAGTGCACTTCGGGGGCTGCGCTTCTTTCAAATTTTGCGCATGGTGCGCATGGATCGTCGTGGCGGCACGTGGAAGTTGCTGGGCAGCGTCGTTTACGCACATAGACAg GAACTCATAACGACAATGTACATAGGTTTCTTAGGACTAATATTTGCATCATTCCTCGTTTATTTAATGGAAAAGGatgtcaataaaaaatttagtaactTCGCACAGGCGTTATGGTGGGGTgta ATCACTCTGTGTACAGTGGGCTATGGTGATATGGTGCCCGAAACGTGGCAGGGCAAATTAATTGCGTCCTTTTGCGCGTTATTGGGCATTTCGTTCTTTGCATTGCCAGCG GGCATTCTTGGCAGCGGTTTCGCCTTGAAagtgcagcagcagcaacggcAAAAGCACATGATACGTCGACGGCAACCGGCCGCCACGCTCATACAGGCGGTTTGGCGTTGTTACGCCGCGGACGAACATTCAATATCGATCGCCACCTGGAAAGTACACGAAGTGCCTTTACCAAGTCCGCCCACCTC ACGAGCTTCATCTAGCTTTAAGCACAATGCCTCATTCGTAACGCGTCTCCCAACAATAAGGCGGCACCGCAGCCAGAATATGCCACCACGCGAGGTGAACACCATTATACCGCAAGGCCCGTCAAAGATCACCAAATATACGCGTACAATGCGAGAGATTAATACATCTGTGGAAAATTTGG ATGAAGACGAGGAGCCGCGATATACGCAATTGACGAGTCAACATAAGACGGCCATACGATTCATCAGAAAG CTGAAATACTTTGTGGCTCGGCGCAAATTCAAAGAAGCTCTCAAGCCGTATGACGTTAAAGATGTGATGGAACAATATGCAGCAGGTCACGTGGACTTGCTAAGTCGGGTCAAAAATGTACATGCAAG actCGACCAAATCCTTGGTAAGCAAGGATCAAAATCAAAAGATGTTTACGCTTCTAAAATTAGTCTAGCTTCGCGAGTAGTCAAAGTAGAGCGACAG gtCGCTGATATCGAAGAAAAATTAGATGTACTTATTAAAGCTTATATGGAGGATCGTGAACGCTTCTTAGCACTTCCATTGTCTACACAGCCTGTAGTTAAACATTCCAATAATAACAATGAAGATCACTCGAAACGGGGCGATTGGGCAGCGGGCAATAATAAACCTAGTAATAGTAATAACACTAATAATACACATGCGACAATCAGTGCTAGAAGAGATTTCTTCTCGGCGACGAAAATCGGGGTCAGGGATGACAATAAG GTTTCCGATGCGCGTGCGTTTGCGCCATCCTTTGATTTAGCGTCGGTTAGTCCTTTTAAACTATATAGTGATAATGTCATATCCGAAatagaaaatccaaaaaaacgTGTAACTCTAAG ATCCGCCTCCAATCCTTGTGATAGAGGAATTTATAAAGAAGATAATTTTGCTATAACGATACCTGGTCTAAATGAACCCTTAAGTAGTAGCCTAAAACCGAATTTACGAAAGGAAAACTCAA TTATACTCATTGATGAGGTTGAAGACTTCGAAGAGGAGGATCTTAATTGCGAAGGTGAAATGGATCATTACCCCTCATGGGAGATTGATAGTGATGCCGGTGCTAACGTTGATCTCGACTGCGAAGTGGCGGCAGAAGATACCGCTCTACTGCAACAAAGATCTCatacgaaaattattattacttccGTTACgcct GTAAGCTCAGCAAATAATCTCACAGATTTAGATAATGAATCTGCGGACACGCCTACAAAATCATCATTACTTTTCCCACAATCTGGTTAA